The following are encoded together in the Thunnus albacares chromosome 7, fThuAlb1.1, whole genome shotgun sequence genome:
- the LOC122986167 gene encoding dynein light chain roadblock-type 2 isoform X2 — protein MAEVEETLKRIEAHKGVIGTIIVNAEGIPIRTTLDNSATVQYAGLLRHLTMKARSTVRDIDPQNDLTFLRIRSKKHEIMVTPENDFLLIVIQNPCE, from the exons ATG GCTGAAGTTGAGGAAACACTGAAGAGGATCGAAGCCCATAAAGGTGTTATTGGAACAATAATTGTAAATGCAGAAG gtATTCCCATCAGGACAACTTTAGATAACTCTGCCACGGTTCAGTATGCAGGACTTCTTCGCCACCTCACAATGAAGGCCAGGAGCACTGTCAGAGACATTGACCCTCAAAATGACCTCACCTTCCTTCGCATTCGCTCCAAGAAACATGAGATCATGGTTACACCAG AGAACGACTTTCTTCTGATAGTCATCCAGAACCCATGTGAATAG
- the LOC122986167 gene encoding dynein light chain roadblock-type 2 isoform X1: protein MVGTEHAEVEETLKRIEAHKGVIGTIIVNAEGIPIRTTLDNSATVQYAGLLRHLTMKARSTVRDIDPQNDLTFLRIRSKKHEIMVTPENDFLLIVIQNPCE, encoded by the exons ATGGTAGGAACCGAGCAC GCTGAAGTTGAGGAAACACTGAAGAGGATCGAAGCCCATAAAGGTGTTATTGGAACAATAATTGTAAATGCAGAAG gtATTCCCATCAGGACAACTTTAGATAACTCTGCCACGGTTCAGTATGCAGGACTTCTTCGCCACCTCACAATGAAGGCCAGGAGCACTGTCAGAGACATTGACCCTCAAAATGACCTCACCTTCCTTCGCATTCGCTCCAAGAAACATGAGATCATGGTTACACCAG AGAACGACTTTCTTCTGATAGTCATCCAGAACCCATGTGAATAG